The following proteins are encoded in a genomic region of Papaver somniferum cultivar HN1 unplaced genomic scaffold, ASM357369v1 unplaced-scaffold_10, whole genome shotgun sequence:
- the LOC113327032 gene encoding 5'-3' exoribonuclease 4-like translates to MFFQLRLKNDPEWRSVKFAGKPLSGFDPNTLLYLYGWDKDLIVLALATYELYFFIVRREDVRGKELTEGAEHSVARKVYVSIYGKVDRCRMMDVRSSWL, encoded by the exons ATGTTTTTTCAACTCAGACTAAAGAATGATCCTGAGTGGAGATCAGTTAAG TTCGCTGGCAAACCACTTTCTGGTTTCGATCCAAATACCCTTCTGTACCTGTATGGTTGG GATAAAGATTTGATTGTGCTGGCATTGGCTACGTATGAACTGTATTTCTTTATTGTTAGAAGAGAG GATGTTCGTGGTAAAGAATTAACGGAAGGTGCTGAACATAGTGTGGCCAGAAAGGTTTACGTGAGCATATATGGGAAAGTCGATAGGTGCAGAATGATGGACGTAAGGAGTAGCTGGTTATGA